DNA from Gammaproteobacteria bacterium:
CTTGTCCTGATCGGCCAGATAGTCCACCAGACCGGCCGAACCGGGGATGCCCAGGATCCGCGCCACTGAGGGTTTCGCCACGTCGGCATCCACCAACAGCACCGTACGGTCGCGCTCGATGGCGATACTCATGGCCAGATTCACCGCGGTGAATGTCTTGCCTTCATTGGGCCGGGAACTGGTGACCATGATGAGATTGCCGTGAGGAATGTTCAACGCCCCCTGCCCGAAGGCATTCATGAGCAAAGGGCGTTTGATGTGGCGGAACTCCTCGGCAATCTGGCTTCTTTCGCTGTCAGGAGTGACCAGACCTCCCAGGCGCAAACGGGCGAGGTCCAGGTCTACCTGGAGCGTCTCACCTTCACCGCCTTCCCGCGGCGAGGCTTCTTGCCTGACATCCGCCTGTTCGGGAATATCCTCCAATTCCTGGTCGCGGATAAACTCAGGCTCTTCCGGGTTGTACCGCCCAAGCCGTTCAACCGCTTTTTCTATGGTACTCATATCAGGCCTTTCAGTTTGGCCAGCACGTCAATTTCCAGTGTCTGCACAGCCAGGACCGCACCATACAGACCCAACAAGGCGATGGTCGTCACGGCAAAGGCCACGAGACCCAGCCGGCGCCGGCGCCGTTGCTGTGGACTCCATATCATGGACACCCCACCCAGGACCGGCAA
Protein-coding regions in this window:
- a CDS encoding tyrosine-protein kinase family protein, producing MSTIEKAVERLGRYNPEEPEFIRDQELEDIPEQADVRQEASPREGGEGETLQVDLDLARLRLGGLVTPDSERSQIAEEFRHIKRPLLMNAFGQGALNIPHGNLIMVTSSRPNEGKTFTAVNLAMSIAIERDRTVLLVDADVAKPSVARILGIPGSAGLVDYLADQDKALSELMLKTNLASLRILPAGRRHHHSTELLASESMRCLADELAQRYPDRVVIFDSPPLLATSEAAVLAGLVGQIVLVVESDRTKREELKEALALLDPEQYTALVLNKTRRPFGADYPYYSYGGYGGYGAADD